One window of Hymenobacter sp. BRD128 genomic DNA carries:
- a CDS encoding class I SAM-dependent rRNA methyltransferase: MPATVVLKPGKDQSPRRRHPWVFSGAIARLQGEAREGDAVEVVAASGERLGTGHFSPGGSIAVRLFDFGPEAQLPSPEFWELRLRNAYQLRQRLGLAAAGGTTDVYRLTHGEGDGLPGLIIDVYGDTAVVQAHSPGMYLARHDIAAALQRVLGERLRAVYDKSAETVPAQAAPDAQNNYLFGESSGHEHLVTENGHQFAVDWETGQKTGFFIDQRDNRELLARYAPGRRVLNTFCYTGGFSVYALQAGASLVHSVDASKKAIELTDRNAQLSGHQDRHAAYAQDVQHFFKNPVSEEPYDLIILDPPAYAKHLSARHNALMGYKRLNLAGLRHLAPGGLLFTFSCSQVVSPELFEGAVLAAAIEAGRPARILHRLTQPADHPVSLFHPEGAYLKGLVLAVE, translated from the coding sequence ATGCCCGCTACCGTCGTTCTCAAGCCCGGAAAAGACCAATCGCCCCGCCGCCGCCACCCCTGGGTTTTTTCGGGTGCCATTGCCAGGCTCCAGGGCGAGGCCAGGGAAGGCGACGCCGTGGAGGTAGTAGCCGCCAGCGGCGAGCGCCTGGGCACCGGCCATTTTTCGCCGGGCGGCTCCATCGCGGTGCGCTTATTCGATTTTGGCCCCGAAGCCCAGCTGCCCAGCCCCGAGTTTTGGGAGCTGCGCCTGCGCAATGCCTACCAGCTGCGCCAGCGCCTGGGGCTAGCCGCCGCGGGCGGCACTACTGATGTATACCGCCTCACCCACGGCGAGGGCGACGGGCTGCCGGGCCTCATCATCGACGTGTACGGCGATACGGCCGTTGTGCAGGCGCACAGCCCGGGCATGTACCTGGCCCGCCACGATATTGCCGCCGCCTTGCAGCGCGTGCTGGGCGAGCGCCTGCGCGCCGTGTATGATAAGAGCGCCGAAACCGTGCCCGCCCAGGCCGCGCCCGATGCCCAGAACAACTACCTTTTCGGCGAGAGCAGCGGCCACGAGCACCTCGTGACCGAAAACGGCCACCAGTTTGCCGTGGATTGGGAAACCGGCCAGAAAACCGGCTTCTTTATCGACCAGCGCGACAACCGCGAGCTGCTGGCCCGCTACGCGCCCGGCCGCCGCGTGCTCAACACGTTTTGCTACACCGGCGGCTTCTCGGTGTATGCGCTGCAAGCCGGGGCTAGCCTCGTGCACTCGGTCGATGCCAGCAAAAAAGCCATCGAGCTCACCGACCGCAACGCCCAGCTCAGCGGCCACCAGGACCGCCACGCGGCCTACGCCCAGGACGTGCAGCACTTCTTCAAAAACCCGGTGAGCGAGGAGCCCTACGACCTCATCATCCTCGACCCGCCGGCCTACGCCAAGCACCTCTCGGCCCGCCACAATGCCCTGATGGGCTACAAGCGCCTCAACCTGGCCGGCCTGCGCCACCTGGCGCCGGGCGGGTTGCTCTTCACTTTTTCGTGCTCGCAAGTAGTTAGCCCCGAGCTGTTTGAAGGCGCGGTGCTGGCCGCCGCTATCGAGGCTGGCCGGCCAGCGCGCATCCTGCACCGCCTCACCCAGCCCGCCGACCATCCGGTAAGCCTCTTTCACCCCGAAGGCGCGTATCTGAAGGGCTTGGTGCTGGCCGTGGAGTAA
- the crtD gene encoding 1-hydroxycarotenoid 3,4-desaturase CrtD: MVSNLVFTKKKSSPSRQPVAIIGAGVAGLAAAARLAVAGHPVTVFEASGSFGGKMHQFALPGGYRFDAGPSLFTLPQLVDDIFRLAHRDPADYFRYGRLDPITNYFFADGTRLTAWAEASRFAAEVEAKLGVPAAQVTQFLARSGRAYEATAGTFLHKSLHKVRTYLSAETLRAVAALPSLGLTGTMHARHESAFGQDARLVQLFDRYATYNGSDPYQAPATLSLIPHLEHGIGAFYPEGGIYAIASSLHRLAEEFGVKFRFNEPVREILTAADLVTGLRTDLDIYDFGVVVSNMDVVPTYRHLLPSQPAPERTLGQPRSSSALIFYWGIAREFSDLDLHNIFFSKDYKAEFDAIFQQKTVADDVTVYVNITSKKTPTDAPPGHENWFVMVNVPHDQGQDWAALTQKTRRVVLAKLGQALGTDIEPLIRAEKAWTPPGIAADTSSFGGALYGSSSNNALAAFLRHPNFSGRLAGLYFCGGSVHPGGGIPLCLLSAKIVAELID; this comes from the coding sequence TTGGTTAGCAACTTAGTGTTTACGAAAAAGAAATCTTCGCCCTCGCGCCAGCCCGTGGCCATTATCGGCGCGGGCGTGGCCGGGCTGGCCGCTGCCGCGCGGCTGGCGGTGGCCGGGCACCCGGTCACGGTATTCGAGGCTAGCGGCTCGTTTGGGGGTAAGATGCACCAGTTTGCGCTGCCCGGCGGCTACCGCTTCGATGCGGGCCCGTCGCTGTTTACGCTGCCGCAGCTGGTAGACGATATTTTTCGGCTCGCCCACCGCGACCCGGCCGACTACTTCCGCTACGGGCGGCTCGACCCGATTACCAACTACTTTTTTGCCGATGGCACCCGGCTCACGGCCTGGGCCGAGGCTAGCCGGTTTGCGGCTGAGGTCGAAGCCAAGCTGGGCGTGCCGGCCGCGCAGGTTACGCAGTTTCTGGCGCGCAGCGGGCGGGCCTACGAGGCTACGGCCGGTACTTTCCTGCACAAGTCGCTGCACAAAGTGCGTACCTACCTCAGCGCCGAAACGCTGAGGGCGGTGGCCGCCCTGCCCTCGCTCGGCCTCACCGGCACCATGCACGCGCGCCACGAGTCAGCCTTTGGCCAGGATGCGCGTCTGGTCCAGCTCTTTGACCGCTACGCTACTTACAACGGCTCCGACCCTTACCAAGCGCCGGCCACGCTGTCGCTTATTCCGCACCTGGAGCACGGTATTGGGGCGTTTTACCCGGAAGGCGGCATCTACGCCATTGCCAGCAGCCTGCACCGGCTAGCCGAGGAGTTTGGAGTGAAGTTTCGCTTCAATGAGCCGGTGCGCGAGATTCTGACGGCCGCCGACCTCGTTACGGGCCTGCGCACCGACCTCGACATCTACGATTTTGGCGTGGTGGTGAGCAACATGGATGTGGTGCCCACCTACCGCCACCTGCTACCAAGCCAGCCGGCGCCCGAGCGCACCCTGGGGCAGCCCCGCTCGTCGTCGGCGCTCATTTTCTACTGGGGTATCGCCCGCGAATTTTCCGACCTCGACCTGCACAACATCTTCTTTTCCAAAGACTACAAGGCCGAGTTTGACGCCATATTTCAGCAGAAAACCGTGGCCGACGACGTGACGGTGTACGTCAACATCACGAGTAAAAAAACGCCCACCGACGCCCCGCCCGGCCACGAAAACTGGTTTGTGATGGTGAACGTGCCCCACGACCAGGGCCAGGACTGGGCCGCCCTTACCCAAAAAACCCGCCGCGTGGTGCTAGCCAAGCTCGGCCAGGCGCTGGGCACTGACATTGAGCCGCTTATCCGGGCCGAGAAGGCCTGGACGCCGCCCGGCATCGCGGCCGACACGTCGTCGTTTGGCGGCGCGCTCTACGGCAGTTCGAGCAATAATGCGCTAGCCGCGTTTTTAAGGCATCCCAATTTTTCGGGCCGGCTGGCCGGGCTGTACTTTTGCGGCGGCTCGGTGCATCCGGGCGGCGGCATCCCGCTGTGCTTACTTTCGGCCAAAATTGTGGCCGAACTCATTGATTAG
- a CDS encoding carotenoid biosynthesis protein: MEFSNLPAPAASTSRVRLAQGLVLLFHLTGFVGLAFSQDKTFYLKYTPLTLLLTAGLLAIFQPGRNLSFWLFAVQVFLLGMVAEVVGTNTGLLFGHYAYGATLGPQYMGAPWLIGLNWVVVTYLAGTLAAYLPASFAVRVIVGAALMVGFDLCLEPIAGRFDFWHWTGGIIPLRNFRDWFLLALFLQLLFVRTPFPKRNPLVPLVYLVQLLFFFGLSLLTP, from the coding sequence ATGGAGTTTTCAAACTTACCCGCCCCGGCGGCATCTACTAGCCGGGTGCGACTGGCGCAGGGGCTAGTGCTGCTGTTTCATCTGACGGGCTTCGTGGGGCTGGCGTTTAGCCAGGATAAAACCTTTTATCTGAAATACACGCCCCTTACGCTGCTGCTGACGGCAGGGCTGCTGGCTATTTTTCAGCCGGGGCGCAATCTGTCGTTCTGGCTTTTTGCAGTGCAAGTATTTTTGCTCGGCATGGTGGCCGAGGTGGTGGGCACCAATACGGGCCTGCTGTTTGGGCACTATGCCTACGGCGCCACGCTGGGGCCGCAATACATGGGGGCGCCCTGGCTTATTGGACTCAACTGGGTTGTAGTGACGTACTTGGCGGGCACGCTGGCGGCTTATCTACCGGCTTCCTTCGCGGTGCGCGTAATTGTGGGCGCCGCGCTGATGGTGGGCTTCGACTTGTGCCTGGAGCCGATAGCCGGCCGGTTCGACTTCTGGCACTGGACGGGCGGGATTATTCCGCTGCGCAACTTCCGCGACTGGTTTTTGCTGGCGCTGTTCCTGCAACTGCTCTTCGTGCGCACGCCTTTTCCTAAGCGCAACCCGCTGGTGCCGCTGGTGTACCTGGTGCAGCTGCTGTTTTTTTTCGGCCTGAGCCTCCTCACCCCCTAG
- a CDS encoding arylesterase: protein MKHILFFGDSLTAGYGLPAADSFPARIQEKLDAAGLPYRAHNYGVSGETSAGGRQRLASVLARQAPDVFVLALGANDGLRGIPVRETVANLRAMLHEVRRQFPAAQLVLMGLDFPFDLGPLGLPGLSRYAQDFSALFRTLAEAEGVAFVPSLLAGVLGRPELNLPDRVHPNAAGQRLLAANVWAVLAPLLHVVA, encoded by the coding sequence ATGAAACACATTCTCTTTTTTGGCGATAGCCTCACGGCGGGCTATGGCCTGCCGGCGGCCGACAGCTTTCCGGCCCGCATTCAGGAAAAGCTCGACGCGGCGGGCCTGCCCTACCGCGCCCACAACTACGGCGTGAGCGGCGAAACCAGCGCCGGCGGGCGCCAGCGCCTGGCTAGCGTGCTGGCCCGCCAGGCCCCCGACGTATTTGTGCTGGCGCTGGGCGCCAATGATGGCCTGCGCGGCATACCAGTGCGCGAAACGGTGGCCAACCTGCGCGCCATGCTGCACGAGGTGCGGCGGCAGTTTCCGGCCGCGCAATTGGTGCTGATGGGTCTCGACTTTCCCTTCGACCTGGGGCCGCTGGGCCTGCCCGGCCTCAGCCGCTACGCCCAGGATTTCAGTGCCTTATTTCGCACCCTGGCCGAGGCCGAGGGCGTGGCCTTTGTGCCCTCGCTGCTGGCCGGCGTGCTCGGCCGCCCCGAGCTGAACCTGCCCGACCGCGTGCACCCCAACGCCGCCGGCCAGCGCCTGCTGGCGGCCAACGTGTGGGCCGTGCTGGCGCCGCTGCTGCACGTAGTGGCCTAG
- a CDS encoding glycoside hydrolase family 32 protein produces MNKLVTLLGSTFLTTVALAQTTPPPATPQWRPSYHFAPTAHWMNDPNGMVFYQGTYHLFFQYFPGGMVWGPMHWGHATSPDMLRWQEQPIALFPDSLGYIFSGSAVVDSKNTSGFGKNGVVPLVAIFTYHNPKKEQSDPAHTQSQALAYSLDAGKTWTKYAGNPVVKNPGIVDFRDPKVSWNEVANKWIMTLATKDRITFFSSPNLKQWTKESEFGAKVGAHGGVWECPDLFPLTLNGKTHWVLIVNINPGGPNGGSATQYFVGSFDGHTFKPLNDKTKWADFGPDEYAGVTFANTEPRRLFLGWMSNWEYANQVPTSPWRSAMTIPRELGLRQEGGEIYLTSQPARELARLAAAPTTLQNVAVKAPVDLARLSVPSGNYRLNLSTSQLASFELVLSNAAGEELVLGYDKAKNEYFIDRRRAGNTSFSPKFAGRHVAPRLATAAGADLTLFFDAASVELFADHGLTAMTEIFFPSKPLTNLRLRSASGLTFQQVSSAALAPKATGKPPVVGQR; encoded by the coding sequence ATGAACAAGTTAGTGACCCTGCTGGGCAGCACCTTTCTGACTACGGTGGCCCTAGCCCAGACCACGCCCCCGCCGGCCACGCCGCAGTGGCGGCCGAGCTACCACTTCGCGCCCACTGCCCACTGGATGAATGACCCCAACGGCATGGTCTTCTACCAGGGTACCTACCACCTGTTTTTTCAATATTTCCCCGGCGGCATGGTGTGGGGGCCCATGCACTGGGGCCACGCCACCAGCCCCGATATGCTGCGCTGGCAGGAGCAGCCCATTGCGCTATTCCCGGATAGCCTGGGCTATATCTTCTCTGGCTCGGCGGTGGTTGACAGCAAGAATACCAGCGGCTTTGGCAAAAACGGGGTGGTGCCGCTGGTGGCCATTTTCACCTACCATAACCCCAAGAAAGAGCAATCGGACCCCGCACACACCCAGAGCCAGGCCCTGGCCTACAGCCTCGACGCGGGTAAAACCTGGACCAAGTACGCGGGTAACCCGGTGGTGAAAAACCCCGGCATCGTGGACTTCCGCGACCCCAAAGTGAGCTGGAACGAGGTGGCCAACAAGTGGATAATGACGCTGGCCACCAAGGACCGCATCACGTTCTTTTCCTCGCCCAACCTCAAGCAGTGGACCAAGGAAAGCGAGTTTGGCGCGAAGGTGGGCGCCCACGGCGGCGTGTGGGAGTGCCCCGACTTGTTTCCGCTCACGCTTAATGGTAAAACTCATTGGGTGCTGATTGTCAACATCAACCCCGGCGGGCCCAACGGCGGCTCGGCCACGCAGTACTTCGTGGGTAGCTTCGACGGCCATACCTTCAAACCTCTGAACGACAAGACGAAGTGGGCCGACTTTGGGCCCGATGAGTACGCCGGCGTCACGTTTGCCAATACGGAGCCGCGCCGCCTGTTTCTGGGCTGGATGAGCAACTGGGAATACGCCAACCAGGTGCCCACCTCGCCCTGGCGCAGCGCCATGACCATTCCGCGCGAGCTGGGCTTGCGGCAGGAAGGCGGCGAAATCTACCTCACCTCGCAGCCCGCCCGCGAGCTGGCTAGGCTAGCCGCCGCGCCCACCACGCTCCAAAACGTGGCCGTGAAAGCTCCCGTGGACCTGGCCCGCCTCAGCGTGCCCAGCGGCAACTACCGCCTCAACCTGAGCACGAGCCAGCTCGCCAGCTTCGAGCTGGTACTGAGCAACGCGGCCGGCGAGGAGCTAGTGCTGGGTTATGACAAGGCGAAGAACGAGTACTTCATCGACCGCCGCCGGGCCGGCAATACCAGCTTCAGCCCCAAGTTTGCAGGCCGCCACGTGGCCCCGCGCCTGGCCACGGCGGCCGGCGCCGACCTCACGCTGTTTTTCGACGCGGCCTCGGTCGAGCTCTTCGCCGACCACGGCCTGACGGCCATGACGGAGATATTTTTCCCGTCTAAGCCCCTGACCAACCTGCGCCTGCGCTCGGCCTCGGGCCTCACGTTTCAGCAGGTGAGCAGTGCCGCGCTGGCCCCCAAGGCAACTGGCAAGCCCCCAGTTGTGGGCCAGCGGTAA
- a CDS encoding MFS transporter: MTPRLGLRENWPQFTLLLLVNAFVGGMVGLERTILPRLAEQEFHLVARSAILSFIVVFGLTKAAANYYAGAWANRLGRRNLLLLGWLCGLPVPLLLLWAPSWGWVLVANVLLGLNQGLAWSSTVVMKIDLVGPRQRGLAMGLNESAGYLAVAATAFASGWLATHYGLRPYPFYLGLILAGLGLLASLLVRDTRAHVALEAAQAPAGPAGSRLSFWDVTWRHPNLGSVTQAGLVNNLNDGMVWGLLPLLLASKGFTLTQVGTVAAVYPAVWGLGQLLTGPLADQFCKKDLLFWGMLLQGAALLAMLFASSYPAFLLLAALLGAGTALVYPTFLAAVAEYAPLAQRAHSVGIFRFWRDAGYAIGALLTGVLADALGLGAPLAAIGGLTVLSALVIQRRMHCLPVAASLAGPPRSCAAAAAAARPESFLSSILTKQYQTPPVCGA, encoded by the coding sequence ATGACGCCTCGACTTGGCCTGCGCGAAAACTGGCCGCAGTTTACCCTGCTGCTGCTCGTCAATGCCTTCGTGGGTGGTATGGTGGGCCTCGAGCGCACCATTTTGCCCCGGCTGGCCGAGCAGGAGTTTCACCTGGTGGCGCGCTCGGCCATTCTCTCCTTCATTGTGGTGTTTGGCCTCACCAAGGCCGCGGCCAACTACTACGCCGGCGCCTGGGCCAACCGATTGGGCCGCCGCAACTTGCTGCTACTAGGCTGGCTGTGTGGCCTGCCCGTGCCGCTGCTGCTGCTCTGGGCCCCGAGCTGGGGCTGGGTGCTGGTGGCCAACGTGCTGCTGGGCCTCAACCAAGGGCTGGCCTGGTCGAGCACGGTGGTGATGAAAATCGACCTCGTCGGCCCCCGGCAGCGCGGCCTGGCAATGGGCCTGAATGAGTCGGCCGGCTACCTGGCGGTGGCGGCCACGGCTTTCGCTTCGGGCTGGCTAGCCACCCACTACGGGCTGCGGCCTTATCCCTTTTATCTCGGCCTGATACTGGCCGGGCTAGGGCTGCTGGCTAGCCTGCTGGTGCGCGATACCCGCGCCCACGTGGCCCTGGAGGCCGCGCAGGCACCCGCCGGCCCGGCCGGCTCGCGCCTTTCGTTTTGGGACGTGACGTGGCGGCACCCCAACCTGGGCTCCGTCACGCAGGCCGGGCTGGTGAATAACCTCAACGACGGCATGGTGTGGGGCCTGCTGCCGCTGCTGCTGGCCAGCAAAGGCTTTACCCTGACCCAGGTTGGCACCGTGGCGGCGGTGTACCCGGCCGTGTGGGGCCTGGGCCAGTTGCTCACTGGCCCGCTAGCCGACCAGTTCTGCAAGAAAGACCTGCTCTTCTGGGGGATGCTGCTGCAAGGCGCGGCGCTGCTGGCCATGCTTTTTGCCTCGTCGTACCCCGCGTTTTTGCTGCTGGCGGCGCTGCTGGGCGCGGGCACGGCGCTGGTGTATCCCACGTTTCTGGCGGCGGTGGCCGAGTATGCGCCGCTGGCGCAGCGGGCGCACAGCGTGGGTATTTTCCGCTTCTGGCGCGACGCGGGCTACGCCATCGGCGCGCTGCTCACCGGCGTGCTGGCCGATGCCTTGGGGCTAGGGGCGCCGCTGGCGGCCATTGGGGGGCTGACGGTCCTTTCGGCCTTGGTTATTCAGCGGCGGATGCACTGCCTGCCGGTAGCAGCCAGCCTAGCCGGCCCACCCCGGAGCTGCGCGGCAGCTGCCGCGGCCGCCCGGCCGGAATCTTTCCTAAGCTCAATCCTGACAAAGCAATACCAGACGCCCCCAGTCTGTGGCGCGTGA
- a CDS encoding DUF6691 family protein, with translation MKNLNYLVLGTLFGIILTKSEVVSWFRIQEMFRFQAFHMYGVIGSAIAVGLVSIQLIKRLHLRTLSGEPIVLADKQYTHGTWIGGFLFGLGWALTGACPGPMFAQLGSGIGAAAILLLAALAGTWTYSALRDKLPL, from the coding sequence ATGAAAAACCTCAACTACCTGGTGCTAGGCACCTTATTCGGCATCATCCTCACCAAGAGCGAAGTCGTGAGCTGGTTTCGGATTCAGGAGATGTTCCGCTTTCAGGCCTTTCACATGTACGGCGTCATTGGGTCGGCCATTGCGGTCGGGCTGGTTTCCATTCAGCTCATCAAGCGGCTGCACCTGCGCACGCTCAGCGGCGAGCCTATTGTGCTGGCTGATAAGCAGTACACCCACGGCACCTGGATTGGCGGCTTCCTTTTTGGCCTGGGCTGGGCGCTCACCGGCGCCTGCCCCGGCCCGATGTTCGCGCAGCTGGGCAGCGGCATCGGGGCGGCGGCCATCCTGTTACTCGCCGCCCTGGCCGGCACCTGGACCTACAGCGCCCTGCGCGATAAGCTGCCGCTCTAA
- a CDS encoding YeeE/YedE family protein encodes MTDFLQQSWPWYVAGPLIGLTVPALLLIGNKALGISSSLRHVCAACVPAGIPFLTYNWRRESWNLWFVLGIALGGFLGYQVLGHPARVGISPATVHDLRTQLHLTDFSGLLPRELFALDNLANWKGWVFLVLGGFLVGFGTRYAGGCTSGHAISGLSNLQWVSLVAVIGFFAGGLVMTWLVYPLLFS; translated from the coding sequence ATGACTGATTTTTTGCAACAATCCTGGCCCTGGTACGTGGCCGGCCCACTCATCGGCCTCACGGTGCCGGCACTGCTGCTCATTGGCAATAAAGCGCTGGGTATCAGTAGCTCGCTGCGCCATGTGTGCGCCGCCTGCGTGCCCGCCGGCATTCCATTTCTGACGTATAACTGGCGGCGCGAAAGCTGGAACTTGTGGTTTGTGCTCGGCATTGCGCTGGGCGGCTTCCTGGGCTACCAGGTGCTCGGGCACCCGGCCAGGGTCGGCATTTCGCCCGCCACGGTGCACGACCTGCGCACGCAATTGCACCTCACCGACTTCTCGGGCCTGCTGCCGCGCGAGCTTTTTGCGCTCGACAACCTGGCCAACTGGAAGGGCTGGGTGTTTCTGGTGTTGGGGGGTTTTCTGGTGGGCTTTGGCACGCGCTACGCGGGCGGCTGCACCTCGGGCCACGCCATTTCGGGGCTGTCTAACCTGCAATGGGTGTCGCTGGTGGCCGTCATTGGCTTCTTCGCCGGTGGCCTGGTCATGACCTGGCTGGTATACCCGCTACTATTTTCCTAA
- a CDS encoding rhodanese-like domain-containing protein — protein MKIEQFEDQGLAHYSYAVLSECAREIVLIDPARDPQPYYDFAQAHGAAIVAVLETHPHADFVSSHLEIAQRTGAVIRVSKLLGAGYPHAAFDDGDSFTVGQLTFRALNTPGHSPDSVSAVLSRAGQDVAVFTGDTLLLGDVGRPDLRENAGNLTARREELARQLYHSTRAKLLTLADDVLVYPAHGAGSLCSRTTNTAHSSTIGAEKIGNPALRPLSEQAFVQELLADQPFIPKYFGYDVELNKAGAPAYGPSVRQVPRLAPDAALETGVLVVDARPEAEFKNGHVAGALNIQAGGKFETWLGSIIGPEEDFYLLAADEATLTALVQKAAKIGYETRIKGARVGSPSTEAALPTLDVAAFRQHPEQYTIVDIRNASEVKHEPIFAGALNIPLPELRERAPEIPTTKPVVVHCAGGYRSAAGSSVVAPALPGTPVFDLGEAVKSFQPAGR, from the coding sequence ATGAAAATCGAACAGTTTGAAGACCAGGGCCTGGCCCACTATTCCTACGCCGTGCTCAGTGAGTGCGCCCGCGAAATCGTGCTCATCGACCCCGCCCGCGACCCGCAGCCCTACTACGATTTTGCCCAGGCCCACGGCGCTGCCATCGTGGCCGTGCTGGAAACCCACCCGCACGCCGACTTTGTGAGCAGCCACCTCGAAATTGCGCAGCGCACCGGCGCCGTCATCCGGGTAAGCAAGCTGCTGGGGGCCGGGTATCCGCACGCGGCCTTTGATGACGGCGACTCATTTACCGTGGGCCAGCTCACATTTCGGGCCCTGAACACGCCCGGCCACTCGCCCGATTCGGTGAGCGCGGTGCTTAGCCGCGCGGGCCAGGACGTGGCCGTGTTTACGGGCGACACGCTGCTGCTGGGCGACGTGGGCCGGCCCGACCTGCGCGAAAACGCCGGCAACCTCACCGCCCGGCGCGAGGAGCTGGCCCGGCAGCTCTACCACAGCACCCGCGCAAAGCTCCTGACCCTGGCCGACGACGTACTGGTGTACCCGGCCCACGGCGCGGGCTCGCTGTGCAGCCGCACCACCAACACGGCCCACAGCAGTACCATCGGGGCCGAGAAAATCGGTAACCCCGCCCTGCGCCCGCTTAGCGAGCAAGCCTTTGTGCAGGAGCTGCTGGCCGACCAGCCATTCATTCCTAAATACTTCGGCTACGATGTGGAGCTGAACAAGGCCGGGGCCCCGGCCTACGGCCCGAGCGTGCGGCAGGTGCCCCGGCTAGCCCCCGATGCGGCGCTGGAAACGGGCGTGCTGGTGGTTGATGCCCGGCCCGAGGCCGAGTTCAAAAATGGCCACGTGGCCGGTGCGCTCAATATCCAGGCGGGCGGTAAGTTTGAAACCTGGCTAGGGTCCATCATCGGGCCGGAAGAAGATTTTTACCTACTGGCGGCCGACGAGGCCACGCTGACCGCCCTGGTGCAAAAGGCGGCCAAAATCGGCTACGAAACGCGGATTAAAGGCGCGCGGGTGGGCTCGCCCTCGACGGAGGCCGCGCTGCCTACGCTCGACGTGGCGGCTTTCCGGCAACACCCCGAGCAGTATACCATCGTGGATATTCGTAATGCCTCGGAGGTGAAGCACGAGCCGATTTTTGCCGGCGCGCTCAACATTCCGCTGCCCGAGCTGCGCGAGCGGGCCCCCGAAATTCCGACCACCAAGCCCGTGGTGGTGCACTGCGCCGGCGGCTACCGCTCGGCGGCGGGCAGCAGCGTGGTGGCCCCGGCCCTGCCCGGCACGCCGGTCTTTGACCTGGGCGAGGCCGTGAAATCCTTTCAGCCGGCCGGTCGCTAG
- a CDS encoding sulfite exporter TauE/SafE family protein: protein MVHYFGYFAAIFIGLSLGIMGGGGSILTVPVLVYLMGVSPVLSTAYSLFVVGSTSVVGASGYFRRGLVSLRTAIVFLAPSLLAVFLVRKKLMPAIPHELFRVGGLVFTKDLLVLVAFAGLMVVAAVSMIRSQQVAEAIAEERPHQSRFNYPLILGIGLVVGTLTGFVGAGGGFLIIPGLVLGARLPMKLAVGTSLAIIALNSLIGFTGDLSAGVPIAWPFLLGFLAFALGGIVLGTYLARFIPGAKLKPAFGWFTLAMGTFILAKELLFHHA, encoded by the coding sequence ATGGTGCACTACTTCGGCTATTTCGCGGCCATTTTCATTGGCCTTTCGCTCGGTATTATGGGTGGGGGCGGCTCCATCCTTACCGTGCCGGTGCTGGTGTACCTGATGGGCGTGAGCCCGGTGCTGAGCACGGCGTACTCGCTGTTTGTGGTGGGCTCGACTTCGGTAGTGGGGGCGTCGGGCTATTTTCGGCGGGGGCTGGTGTCGCTGCGCACGGCGATAGTGTTTCTGGCGCCGTCGCTGCTAGCCGTGTTTTTGGTGCGTAAAAAGCTGATGCCGGCTATTCCGCACGAGCTATTTAGGGTGGGCGGCCTTGTATTTACCAAAGACCTGCTGGTGCTGGTGGCGTTTGCCGGGCTCATGGTGGTAGCCGCCGTTTCGATGATTCGCAGCCAGCAAGTGGCGGAAGCCATCGCCGAAGAGCGGCCTCACCAAAGCCGGTTCAATTACCCGCTCATTCTCGGTATTGGGCTGGTGGTGGGCACGCTTACGGGCTTTGTGGGCGCGGGCGGGGGCTTTCTCATTATTCCGGGGCTGGTACTGGGCGCGCGCCTGCCCATGAAGCTGGCCGTGGGTACTTCCCTGGCCATTATCGCCCTGAACTCGCTCATCGGCTTTACCGGCGATTTGAGCGCGGGCGTGCCCATTGCGTGGCCATTTTTATTAGGGTTTCTGGCCTTTGCGCTGGGTGGCATTGTGCTGGGTACCTACCTGGCCCGCTTCATTCCGGGAGCCAAGCTCAAGCCGGCTTTTGGCTGGTTCACCCTGGCGATGGGCACGTTTATTCTGGCCAAAGAACTGCTGTTTCATCATGCATAA
- a CDS encoding helix-turn-helix transcriptional regulator, with product MMSAAPSTAPIDLNLSVEKMEKVAFILKTTAHPTRIAIVQLLAAQEGLSVTDISEKLKVEQSLLSHHLAGMKLKGILSSTREGKNIYYALKMREVIDVIQCLASCTFL from the coding sequence ATGATGTCTGCTGCCCCTTCCACTGCCCCCATCGACCTGAACCTCTCGGTAGAGAAGATGGAAAAGGTAGCTTTTATTTTGAAGACCACGGCCCATCCCACGCGCATTGCCATTGTGCAGCTGCTGGCCGCGCAGGAAGGCCTGTCGGTGACGGACATCAGCGAGAAGCTGAAGGTGGAGCAGAGCCTGCTCTCGCACCACCTCGCCGGCATGAAGCTGAAAGGTATTCTGAGCAGCACCCGCGAGGGTAAAAACATCTACTACGCGCTGAAGATGCGCGAGGTCATTGATGTCATCCAGTGCCTGGCCAGCTGCACTTTCTTATAG